A single window of Desulfomonilia bacterium DNA harbors:
- a CDS encoding FAD-dependent oxidoreductase, whose product MSEKVTRRSFLKKSAIGIGGIAAATAGVEIATPIIVKEKMEFDRNESMWAQASCSRSMPLDTDIDVDVAVIGGGYTGLSAAYHMAKNSKGKTIAVLEACSVGEGGSGRNGGMILPQPANEYMGVYSNEKTHKLTYDLTVENLGEIESIIRESGIDCEYERRGILLVIVKENQVKQYRDYSLKARDMGIPVQFLDAGQTAQKIGSTVYAGSLFDPNGGEVQPMKLVCALREAALKAGVIIYENTPVTAIEEGEVIKLAAGKNTVRAKSVVLATNGYTSKLGYFKNTVMTVHTQIAATPRLGDDIFRKLGWESRVPFSDTYNILYHLGNTRDNRILIGAGTVEYFFNNGILYKGDLKRVSNILETELHRIYPALKGIGFEYIWDGVMGFTLDFNQSVGVRGKFGNIYYGLAYCGHGVNLSVMFGRIIADLWVGNSEKWSATPFLNRRLIPLPPEPLKWVGVNANIKFYQLMDRIGAPQLT is encoded by the coding sequence ATGTCAGAAAAAGTAACCAGAAGATCTTTCCTTAAGAAATCCGCCATAGGCATTGGAGGAATCGCCGCAGCAACCGCCGGGGTTGAAATTGCCACCCCCATCATCGTCAAGGAAAAGATGGAGTTCGACAGGAATGAGAGCATGTGGGCACAGGCCTCCTGCTCCAGGAGCATGCCGCTTGATACCGACATCGATGTCGATGTCGCCGTTATCGGCGGGGGCTACACAGGGCTTTCGGCGGCATACCACATGGCAAAGAATTCAAAGGGCAAGACCATTGCCGTCCTGGAGGCATGCAGCGTCGGCGAGGGCGGGTCGGGCAGAAACGGCGGCATGATCCTGCCGCAGCCTGCGAACGAATACATGGGCGTTTATTCGAATGAGAAGACTCACAAGCTCACCTATGACCTGACCGTCGAGAACCTTGGTGAGATCGAATCGATCATAAGGGAATCCGGCATTGACTGCGAATATGAGCGCCGAGGCATCCTTCTTGTCATTGTAAAGGAGAATCAGGTCAAACAGTACAGGGATTACAGCCTTAAGGCCAGGGATATGGGAATACCCGTCCAATTTCTCGATGCCGGCCAGACCGCGCAAAAGATAGGTTCAACCGTTTATGCGGGTTCGCTTTTTGATCCCAACGGCGGTGAAGTGCAGCCGATGAAACTTGTGTGTGCACTAAGGGAAGCCGCATTGAAGGCCGGAGTGATTATTTATGAGAACACCCCGGTCACAGCCATAGAGGAGGGTGAGGTCATAAAGCTTGCCGCAGGGAAGAACACGGTAAGGGCGAAATCCGTCGTGCTTGCAACGAACGGCTACACCTCGAAGCTGGGGTATTTCAAAAACACGGTAATGACCGTACACACACAGATCGCGGCTACCCCCAGGCTGGGAGACGATATCTTCAGGAAGCTGGGCTGGGAAAGCAGGGTCCCGTTCTCGGACACGTACAATATCCTCTATCATCTTGGAAACACGAGGGACAACCGCATACTGATAGGCGCCGGAACCGTGGAATATTTCTTTAACAACGGCATACTGTACAAAGGCGATCTGAAAAGGGTGTCAAATATTCTTGAAACCGAACTGCACCGCATTTATCCGGCGCTCAAGGGAATTGGCTTTGAATATATATGGGACGGAGTCATGGGGTTCACCCTTGATTTCAACCAATCGGTAGGTGTCAGAGGAAAATTCGGGAACATATACTACGGACTTGCCTATTGCGGCCACGGCGTCAATCTCTCCGTCATGTTCGGCAGGATAATAGCCGACCTGTGGGTCGGAAACTCCGAAAAATGGTCGGCAACGCCTTTCCTGAACAGAAGGCTGATTCCGCTGCCGCCGGAGCCCCTCAAATGGGTCGGCGTAAACGCCAACATCAAGTTTTATCAGCTGATGGACAGGATCGGTGCGCCTCAGCTGACATAA
- a CDS encoding GNAT family N-acetyltransferase: MIEYQIGDASDLEKIRELWEGLNMHHHERSRHFRHHYESWNFDDRKAYFEKLAGSGKFRIDLAFDSDENRYVGYCVSSVSVELHGEMESIFIEEKYRSKGIGTRLVSSAVSWMDSQGAVRKRVAVADGNEEAWSFYERFGFFPRMTLLEQKG, encoded by the coding sequence ATGATCGAATATCAGATTGGAGACGCGAGCGATCTTGAAAAGATAAGGGAACTCTGGGAAGGGCTCAACATGCATCATCACGAGCGGTCGCGCCATTTTAGGCATCATTACGAATCATGGAATTTTGACGACAGGAAGGCATACTTCGAAAAGCTCGCCGGTTCGGGTAAGTTTCGCATAGATCTCGCATTCGACAGTGATGAGAACAGATATGTCGGTTATTGTGTGAGTTCGGTCTCGGTTGAACTGCACGGAGAGATGGAGTCGATATTCATTGAAGAAAAATACCGTTCAAAAGGCATAGGAACAAGGCTCGTTTCTTCCGCTGTTTCCTGGATGGATTCGCAGGGAGCGGTAAGGAAGCGTGTTGCTGTTGCCGACGGCAACGAGGAAGCCTGGTCGTTCTACGAGAGGTTCGGTTTTTTCCCGCGCATGACCCTGCTTGAACAGAAAGGATAA
- a CDS encoding carboxymuconolactone decarboxylase family protein: protein MFKKRIFTLRTCIEGLAGLIAGLPESIGARRRKKISHAFAEKLRLATNSVNGCVYCSYAHSMFALRSGISKDEIDLLLKGEIGREVDPFEAPGLFFAQHYAERGGRPEKEMLEKLRAAYGNETANDILAIVREMQFANLSGNTFDVFLSRLKGDAAAGSSLLFEALFFLVSLPVLGPFNLAMKIQKVNKTNPA from the coding sequence ATGTTTAAAAAACGCATTTTCACATTGAGGACATGCATAGAAGGGCTTGCGGGTCTTATCGCAGGTCTGCCGGAATCGATTGGCGCACGCAGGAGAAAAAAAATAAGCCATGCCTTTGCCGAAAAACTTCGGCTGGCTACTAATTCGGTAAACGGCTGTGTCTACTGCTCTTACGCGCACAGCATGTTTGCCTTGCGCTCCGGTATTTCAAAGGACGAAATCGATCTTCTGTTAAAAGGAGAAATAGGCCGCGAGGTTGATCCGTTCGAAGCCCCGGGCCTTTTCTTTGCTCAGCATTATGCTGAAAGAGGGGGCAGGCCGGAAAAGGAGATGCTGGAAAAGCTGAGAGCCGCATACGGCAATGAAACTGCAAACGACATCCTGGCTATTGTCCGGGAGATGCAGTTTGCAAACCTTTCCGGCAATACGTTTGATGTATTTTTAAGCAGGTTGAAGGGCGATGCTGCGGCAGGCTCGAGCCTCTTGTTTGAAGCCTTATTTTTCCTTGTGAGTCTGCCGGTTCTAGGGCCGTTTAATCTTGCGATGAAAATACAGAAGGTTAATAAAACAAATCCTGCTTGA
- a CDS encoding DUF2804 domain-containing protein — MQNEIKKNINLLNADGHITIEGWARFPYWKYDRSAIKASVLRIKEWDYYAVLSEDKKFGITFTISDLGYLGLSAICFLDFEKEYTRQVDTMSILPLGKTGFPPDSESPGIIKFADKKLSVEYVMQHGRRTIRFDCPEMTDAYGNKGLTGEIVMIQPEGIESMVIATSWKENRKAFYYNRKINCMPASGGFTIGTKKYTFEPDKDFGVLDWGRGNWTYKNRWYWGSASGLADGVPFGWNIGYGFSDRTPASENVIFYGGKAHKLEEVTFHIDTTDYLRPWKFTSSDGRFEMDFKPVVDRSSAVNLLILKSVQHQVFGYFTGKAVLDDGKEIFIKDFLGFAEDVLNWY, encoded by the coding sequence ATGCAGAACGAGATCAAAAAAAACATTAACCTGCTTAACGCTGACGGGCACATTACCATTGAAGGCTGGGCGAGATTTCCGTACTGGAAATATGACAGGTCAGCGATAAAGGCGTCCGTACTGAGGATCAAGGAATGGGACTATTACGCGGTTCTTTCAGAAGATAAGAAGTTCGGCATCACTTTCACTATAAGCGACCTGGGCTATCTCGGTCTTTCCGCGATATGCTTCCTGGATTTTGAAAAAGAGTATACCAGACAGGTCGATACCATGAGCATCCTGCCTCTGGGCAAAACCGGTTTTCCTCCGGACAGCGAGAGTCCCGGGATTATAAAGTTCGCGGACAAGAAACTCTCGGTTGAATATGTGATGCAGCACGGCCGGAGGACGATCAGATTCGATTGCCCGGAAATGACCGATGCATACGGAAACAAGGGTCTAACCGGCGAGATCGTGATGATCCAGCCCGAAGGCATAGAGAGCATGGTTATTGCGACATCGTGGAAGGAGAACAGGAAGGCCTTCTACTATAACCGCAAGATAAACTGCATGCCCGCTTCCGGCGGTTTCACGATAGGGACAAAAAAATACACATTCGAGCCGGACAAAGACTTCGGTGTGCTCGACTGGGGGCGTGGCAACTGGACGTACAAGAACCGCTGGTACTGGGGTTCGGCGTCCGGGCTTGCGGACGGCGTGCCGTTCGGCTGGAACATAGGTTACGGCTTCAGCGACCGTACTCCGGCATCGGAGAACGTTATCTTCTACGGCGGCAAGGCGCACAAGCTTGAGGAAGTGACGTTTCACATCGATACGACCGACTATCTGAGGCCCTGGAAATTCACCAGCAGCGACGGCAGGTTCGAGATGGATTTCAAGCCGGTTGTCGACAGGTCGAGTGCGGTGAACCTTCTAATACTGAAGTCCGTGCAGCATCAGGTATTCGGGTATTTTACGGGCAAGGCCGTGCTGGACGACGGCAAGGAGATATTTATAAAAGACTTTCTGGGGTTTGCTGAGGATGTACTCAACTGGTACTGA
- a CDS encoding cupin domain-containing protein, with protein sequence MKNMNDVLAETNIDKEVGVKVTPMAGDENLSLLVAEVAARKVLKPHYHKNSVEIYFIEQGEGIMKLGDLKEDGDVKWTNILDVKKGDCITVKPGQVHTLENQGPENVIIIVGCPMSNITTDRYVVKS encoded by the coding sequence ATGAAGAACATGAATGATGTACTTGCAGAAACAAATATAGACAAAGAGGTTGGTGTCAAGGTTACGCCGATGGCTGGCGATGAAAACCTTTCCCTTCTTGTGGCAGAGGTCGCAGCCAGAAAGGTTCTGAAACCTCATTATCATAAAAACAGCGTAGAGATCTATTTCATCGAGCAGGGCGAAGGGATAATGAAACTGGGCGATCTGAAGGAAGACGGTGATGTAAAGTGGACGAATATACTGGATGTTAAGAAAGGAGACTGTATAACGGTCAAACCAGGTCAGGTTCACACCCTTGAAAATCAGGGGCCTGAAAACGTCATAATAATAGTCGGATGTCCGATGTCGAACATAACGACCGACAGGTATGTTGTAAAAAGTTAA
- a CDS encoding FAD-dependent thymidylate synthase, protein MAFEHNGVSYIEPQDLKIKTIDFLPKVPVNDDALKNELGRDFLGPDEVVALIQVAVSRSVDYQTGLEEELLKMMADGRNIKESIFKKNLSGIGRGHSLDGLPVIALGLNGTKMIDSAFTGMVYSRSLVTSGRRRETTLAELVIPRSISADAELLKEYIKISADLFTVSGEMKQKFAKKTDAIQAFNKLKPYNDPADLFYVLPLSSLVNLAKTVDAEKAAGTSWLPEEFAIFAGIMEEKADDMGMGQLFRMRKAVPRETYLHYNIFKAPVADYVGTMHERLGCPVNPAVVRIVNDLPEAAEKELAELKTMMESVSQYAGPEALYVRACRNQRALSNICRNYNEALNIQTISSLSWRVWSEQKRHATLRQHVESIYSAADRAYRVVREIWPAIQNKGDINTIAAAAENAFVISPEIKDEPELLEAYVYNTARQIMFYGRLVDSGVPLRDALYVVPRNIRLRTLESYDLINAISLELPLRLCTECEPERRMTSEEKAVLLKEMLPELSFLFESKCNIGYCTEGRFCAKIMKLNPRYNMETHKAIAAIIAGM, encoded by the coding sequence ATGGCTTTTGAGCATAATGGAGTCAGTTACATCGAACCGCAGGACCTTAAGATCAAGACCATCGACTTCCTGCCCAAGGTCCCTGTCAATGACGATGCGTTGAAGAATGAACTCGGCAGGGACTTTCTGGGGCCGGACGAGGTCGTGGCGCTTATACAGGTGGCGGTGTCGCGCTCGGTCGATTATCAGACAGGGCTAGAGGAAGAGCTTCTGAAAATGATGGCCGACGGCAGGAACATCAAGGAGTCCATCTTCAAGAAGAACCTCTCGGGCATTGGCCGCGGACATTCGCTCGACGGCCTGCCGGTGATTGCGCTCGGTCTGAACGGCACAAAGATGATTGATTCCGCTTTTACCGGTATGGTCTATTCCCGCTCGCTCGTTACCAGCGGGCGCCGCAGGGAAACGACACTTGCCGAGCTCGTGATCCCGCGCTCGATAAGCGCTGATGCGGAACTGCTGAAGGAATACATAAAAATCTCGGCAGACCTGTTCACGGTTTCCGGCGAGATGAAACAGAAGTTTGCAAAAAAGACCGACGCCATACAGGCGTTCAACAAGCTTAAGCCCTACAATGACCCGGCCGACCTCTTTTATGTGCTGCCGCTGAGTTCGCTGGTCAACCTGGCGAAGACGGTCGATGCGGAAAAGGCGGCGGGCACTTCCTGGCTGCCCGAAGAGTTCGCCATCTTCGCGGGCATCATGGAGGAAAAGGCCGACGACATGGGCATGGGCCAGCTCTTCAGGATGCGCAAGGCCGTGCCGCGCGAGACATACCTTCATTACAATATATTCAAGGCGCCTGTGGCCGATTACGTAGGCACAATGCATGAAAGGCTGGGCTGTCCTGTAAACCCCGCTGTGGTGCGGATTGTGAACGACCTGCCGGAAGCGGCTGAGAAAGAGCTTGCCGAACTTAAAACCATGATGGAATCCGTTTCGCAATACGCCGGGCCGGAGGCGCTTTATGTAAGGGCCTGCCGCAACCAGAGGGCGCTGTCCAATATATGCAGGAACTATAACGAGGCGCTTAATATCCAGACCATAAGTTCGCTTTCATGGCGAGTCTGGAGCGAGCAGAAGCGTCACGCGACTCTCAGGCAGCATGTGGAGTCGATATACTCTGCCGCCGACCGCGCCTACAGGGTGGTGAGGGAGATATGGCCCGCCATTCAGAATAAGGGCGATATAAACACGATAGCAGCTGCCGCAGAGAACGCTTTTGTCATAAGCCCCGAGATAAAGGATGAGCCCGAACTGCTTGAGGCCTATGTCTATAATACGGCAAGACAGATAATGTTCTACGGCAGGCTTGTTGATTCAGGGGTCCCTCTCCGCGATGCGCTCTACGTGGTTCCCCGGAACATCCGGCTGCGCACCCTTGAAAGCTATGACCTCATAAACGCGATCAGCCTTGAGCTCCCGCTCAGGCTCTGCACCGAATGCGAGCCGGAAAGGCGCATGACTTCAGAAGAGAAGGCCGTGCTGCTGAAGGAAATGCTGCCTGAACTCTCGTTCCTGTTCGAATCAAAATGCAATATAGGCTACTGCACCGAGGGGAGGTTCTGCGCCAAGATCATGAAACTCAATCCCAGATACAACATGGAAACGCACAAGGCCATAGCCGCGATAATAGCCGGCATGTGA
- a CDS encoding FAD-dependent oxidoreductase — MGGKMIDRREFIKLGAASGAAIMLGGITACGTGSNSGSTSSESDGNNPSTPKVESKEFDVIIAGAGPGGCLAALKLARKGFSVGLFDAGSEDKVGRQIVLAVERDIFKTVGLDYPEGDMLAYENERERIFSPEGRECFQIDCKEYPMPVAIHLDRFTRSIFAQALKAGVEFYSGYKAVAPLCTAKRVCGARFETPDGTADVNARLVIDATGFSAALIRKLPAAFDMRFMESGSDIVSAANRFYSIDPETAAAAADRGIHGAEEGWNRLGRLGVYSTFFSCLSLRNGRAYVLTGCKKDFETPDISAKYAADSFMEEQGYYNEKISAAESMIRISNSLDAPVADGFMAIGEAACQTVTVHASGVASSLYAGHLAAGTAAKALDYGDMSVRALWPYAAAYQTTRGAAISGLEVTRQTIDRLNVEDVNILIESGIMHKENYIGGVLVKEPAITAASIPDRMNGFLKHPAYIPVLLKMGLTAQKVSKHYRKYPLRYDMQAFSEWRNEKDRLFSLI, encoded by the coding sequence ATGGGCGGCAAAATGATTGACAGGCGTGAGTTCATAAAGCTCGGCGCGGCATCGGGCGCGGCGATAATGCTGGGCGGCATTACCGCATGCGGAACCGGCAGCAATTCCGGCAGTACCTCAAGTGAATCTGACGGAAATAATCCATCAACTCCGAAAGTCGAGAGCAAAGAATTCGATGTGATAATTGCAGGTGCAGGCCCCGGGGGCTGTCTGGCAGCATTGAAGCTTGCCCGGAAGGGGTTTTCAGTAGGCCTCTTTGATGCCGGGAGCGAAGACAAAGTTGGCAGACAGATCGTCCTTGCAGTCGAAAGAGACATTTTCAAGACAGTAGGCCTGGACTATCCGGAAGGTGATATGCTTGCCTATGAAAATGAACGCGAGCGCATATTTTCACCGGAAGGCAGGGAATGCTTTCAGATCGACTGCAAAGAATACCCAATGCCGGTGGCCATTCATCTTGACAGGTTTACCCGATCGATCTTCGCGCAGGCTCTTAAAGCCGGGGTGGAGTTCTATTCGGGATATAAGGCTGTGGCGCCCTTGTGTACGGCAAAACGTGTCTGCGGGGCGAGGTTCGAAACTCCGGATGGAACGGCCGATGTGAATGCAAGGCTTGTGATCGATGCAACCGGCTTCAGCGCGGCGCTTATCCGCAAGCTTCCGGCAGCATTTGATATGAGATTCATGGAATCAGGCTCCGATATCGTTTCAGCTGCAAACAGATTTTATTCGATTGACCCTGAAACTGCAGCGGCAGCGGCAGACAGAGGAATTCACGGCGCAGAGGAAGGCTGGAACCGCCTGGGCAGACTGGGTGTCTATTCGACATTCTTCTCATGCCTTTCTCTCAGAAACGGCAGAGCGTATGTCCTGACAGGATGCAAAAAAGACTTTGAAACCCCGGATATATCTGCAAAATATGCAGCTGACAGTTTTATGGAAGAACAGGGCTATTACAATGAAAAGATATCGGCTGCGGAATCCATGATCAGGATAAGCAATTCGCTTGATGCGCCAGTTGCCGACGGATTCATGGCTATAGGAGAGGCGGCCTGCCAGACGGTAACCGTACATGCGAGCGGTGTGGCTTCTTCTCTTTATGCAGGACATCTGGCCGCAGGAACTGCAGCAAAAGCTCTTGATTACGGGGATATGTCAGTCAGGGCCCTGTGGCCTTATGCCGCGGCATACCAGACTACAAGGGGGGCGGCGATCTCGGGGCTTGAGGTCACACGGCAGACAATTGACAGGCTCAATGTAGAAGATGTCAATATATTGATAGAATCGGGCATAATGCACAAGGAAAACTATATAGGAGGCGTTCTGGTAAAAGAACCTGCCATAACTGCTGCAAGCATACCGGACCGTATGAACGGCTTTTTGAAGCACCCTGCATATATCCCGGTGCTTTTAAAGATGGGATTGACAGCCCAGAAGGTATCGAAGCATTATAGGAAATATCCGCTCAGGTATGACATGCAGGCGTTTTCCGAGTGGCGGAATGAAAAGGACAGGCTTTTCAGCTTAATTTAA